One Halovivax ruber XH-70 genomic region harbors:
- a CDS encoding type I restriction endonuclease subunit R, protein MTKSVPTEGGLQRSVLQWLDGLGWETYGLGEGHGATVLDERYGRTRSEVIYWDLLAEAVVDLNDELTADNVDRFLNSFRRDLDHDNLFDGNQAFHELLTKGKKHTVDQQHNGTKTIYADLIDFDEPEKNRLHAVDEFAITRRGSIRPDVTLLVNGIPIVQLELKSVTQDADVYDAISDLQEYEETVPRAFVPTLFNVAADQRTLQYGAVGAAREFYQGWTTAPDAYESENDVEQAVHALLNPTTLLDILKHFVFYERQADQDAKIVPRHMQYYAVREILERVDRGEHRKGLIWHTQGSGKSFTMLFAAKNLLERDILDAPQLFIVVDTDKLNSQMRDQLANLSFERWTEAESIEGLEATIAAGRSELVVTTIQKFQDVDPGVGATDEAVVLSDEAHRFMEADLKSRLDAALPDAYQFGFTGTPVREGDRDKDRNTFDEFSPEGEEYLHRYSIKDGIDDELILPVFFRLRHEMEWDVDETGLDEEFDEAFATLPTDEKLAVIRDHVTSRMLAEIEPRVERVVDEIDDHFDGVAKNGWKGMVVTPSRESAAMYGERLIDRRGEDAVEVLFTATNDDPDLLQQFHTDSGERDEIVRGFKKKDEPKLLVVHNMLLTGFDAPVLKTMYLDRELRDHTLMQAIARTNRPADGKENGEIVDFQGVFENIDDALDYDDTTRQYAAQDREKLFEKLENQLDAVLDIFEGIPREDSQETVDACLDRVSSQPEKGEFKRNFRRLQDLYESVSPDRRLVEEGIVEDYGWLGRIHTAFQRTANRSKRPEDEMREKTREIIEEHVNIGEIKREYPVYELGAEYLDDLDHLSSDAAKATTIAHAIKESTQPRMGQNPRYERLSERVTDIVDEWRAGDRTDPETVEALREVEAAVLEVDEEANERGMTDAEFAIFTDLTEERDTELSEDTAATLAGDIVSEFDDRIDTSYQGWETNPKTVQQIELVLLDVLVKTHQRGDLVTDAFIDAVHTYLIQNYVADE, encoded by the coding sequence ATGACAAAATCGGTTCCCACCGAGGGCGGGCTCCAGCGGTCGGTCCTCCAGTGGCTCGACGGCCTCGGGTGGGAAACGTACGGACTCGGCGAGGGCCACGGGGCGACGGTCCTCGACGAGCGCTACGGGCGGACGCGCTCTGAGGTCATCTACTGGGACTTGCTCGCCGAGGCCGTCGTCGACCTCAACGACGAACTGACGGCGGACAACGTCGACCGCTTCCTGAACTCGTTCCGGCGCGACCTCGATCACGACAACCTCTTCGACGGCAACCAGGCGTTCCACGAACTCCTGACGAAGGGGAAGAAACACACCGTCGATCAGCAACACAACGGCACGAAGACCATCTATGCCGACCTGATCGACTTCGACGAACCCGAGAAAAATCGATTGCACGCCGTCGACGAATTCGCCATCACCCGGCGAGGGTCGATCCGACCCGACGTGACCCTGCTCGTCAACGGCATCCCGATCGTCCAGCTGGAACTCAAATCCGTCACGCAGGACGCCGACGTCTACGACGCGATTTCGGACCTCCAGGAGTACGAGGAGACGGTCCCGCGGGCGTTCGTCCCGACGCTGTTCAACGTCGCCGCCGACCAGCGGACCCTCCAGTACGGCGCCGTCGGCGCCGCCCGCGAGTTCTACCAGGGCTGGACGACCGCTCCCGACGCCTACGAATCGGAGAACGATGTCGAGCAGGCCGTGCACGCGCTGTTGAACCCGACGACGCTGCTCGACATCCTGAAGCACTTCGTCTTCTACGAGCGCCAGGCCGACCAGGACGCGAAGATCGTCCCGCGACACATGCAGTACTACGCGGTCAGGGAGATTCTCGAGCGGGTCGACCGGGGTGAGCACCGCAAGGGGTTGATCTGGCACACCCAGGGCTCGGGCAAGTCGTTCACGATGCTGTTCGCGGCGAAGAACCTCCTCGAACGCGACATCCTCGACGCCCCGCAACTCTTCATCGTCGTCGACACGGACAAACTCAACAGCCAGATGCGCGACCAGCTCGCCAACCTCTCCTTCGAGCGCTGGACCGAAGCCGAGAGCATCGAGGGGTTGGAAGCCACCATCGCCGCAGGGCGGAGCGAACTCGTCGTCACGACCATCCAGAAGTTTCAGGACGTCGACCCCGGCGTGGGGGCGACCGACGAGGCCGTCGTGCTGTCGGACGAGGCCCATCGCTTCATGGAGGCCGATCTCAAGAGCCGACTCGACGCCGCCCTGCCTGACGCCTACCAGTTCGGGTTCACCGGCACGCCAGTCCGCGAAGGCGACCGGGACAAGGATCGAAACACGTTCGACGAGTTCTCCCCCGAGGGCGAGGAGTACCTTCACCGGTATTCGATCAAGGACGGCATCGACGACGAGCTGATCCTCCCCGTCTTCTTCCGCCTCCGTCACGAGATGGAGTGGGACGTGGACGAGACGGGACTAGACGAGGAGTTCGACGAAGCGTTCGCTACCCTCCCCACAGACGAGAAACTGGCCGTCATCCGCGACCACGTCACCAGCCGCATGCTCGCCGAGATCGAACCGCGCGTCGAGCGCGTCGTCGACGAGATCGACGACCACTTCGACGGCGTCGCGAAGAACGGCTGGAAGGGAATGGTCGTCACTCCGAGTCGGGAGTCGGCAGCCATGTACGGGGAACGCCTGATCGACCGACGCGGCGAGGACGCCGTCGAGGTGCTCTTCACCGCGACCAACGACGATCCCGACCTGCTCCAGCAGTTCCACACCGACTCCGGCGAGCGCGACGAGATCGTCCGGGGGTTCAAAAAGAAAGACGAGCCCAAACTGCTCGTGGTGCACAATATGCTCCTGACGGGCTTCGACGCACCCGTCCTGAAGACGATGTACCTGGATCGGGAACTGCGAGATCACACCCTCATGCAGGCCATCGCGCGGACGAACAGACCCGCCGACGGCAAGGAAAACGGCGAGATCGTCGACTTTCAGGGCGTTTTCGAGAACATCGACGACGCGCTCGATTACGACGACACGACCAGGCAGTACGCCGCCCAGGACAGGGAGAAGCTGTTCGAGAAACTCGAGAACCAACTCGACGCAGTGCTCGACATCTTCGAGGGGATCCCCCGCGAGGACAGCCAGGAGACGGTCGACGCCTGTCTCGACCGGGTGAGTTCCCAGCCCGAAAAAGGCGAGTTCAAACGAAATTTTCGCCGACTCCAGGACCTCTACGAGTCCGTCTCGCCCGACCGTCGACTCGTCGAGGAGGGGATCGTCGAGGACTACGGCTGGCTCGGCCGGATCCACACGGCGTTCCAGCGGACGGCCAACCGTTCGAAGCGTCCCGAAGACGAGATGCGGGAGAAGACCCGTGAGATCATCGAGGAGCACGTCAACATCGGCGAGATCAAACGGGAGTACCCGGTCTACGAACTCGGCGCCGAGTACCTGGACGATCTCGATCACCTCAGCAGCGACGCGGCGAAGGCGACGACCATCGCTCACGCGATCAAGGAGAGTACCCAGCCCCGGATGGGGCAGAATCCGCGTTACGAACGACTGAGCGAGCGCGTGACCGACATCGTCGACGAGTGGCGGGCCGGCGATCGGACCGATCCCGAAACCGTCGAGGCCCTGCGGGAAGTCGAGGCGGCGGTCCTCGAAGTCGACGAGGAGGCGAACGAACGGGGGATGACGGACGCCGAATTCGCCATCTTCACCGACCTCACGGAGGAGCGAGACACCGAACTCTCCGAGGACACCGCAGCCACACTCGCAGGGGACATCGTTTCCGAGTTCGACGACCGCATCGACACGAGTTACCAGGGATGGGAGACGAACCCGAAAACCGTCCAGCAGATCGAACTGGTCCTGCTCGACGTCCTGGTCAAAACCCACCAGCGTGGCGACCTGGTCACCGACGCGTTCATCGACGCCGTTCACACCTACCTGATTCAGAACTATGTCGCGGACGAGTGA
- a CDS encoding 30S ribosomal protein S19, translating into MTQEYRTGREGEFTYRGHTLDELQEMELDEVAELLPARKRRSIRRGLSTEQEKLLEKARNRTEEETANDPIRTHLRNMPVLPEFVDLTFAVYDGQEFGRVRVEPEMIGHYLGEFQLTRTSVEHGQAGIGATRSSKFVPLK; encoded by the coding sequence ATGACCCAGGAGTACCGAACCGGCCGCGAGGGTGAGTTCACCTACCGTGGCCACACGTTAGACGAGCTGCAGGAGATGGAGCTCGACGAGGTCGCGGAACTGCTGCCCGCACGTAAGCGGCGAAGCATCCGACGCGGGCTCTCGACGGAGCAGGAGAAGCTGCTCGAGAAGGCCCGTAACCGAACGGAAGAGGAGACTGCGAACGATCCGATCCGGACGCACCTGCGCAACATGCCGGTGCTGCCGGAGTTCGTCGACCTGACTTTCGCCGTCTACGACGGCCAGGAGTTCGGTCGCGTTCGCGTCGAGCCCGAGATGATCGGTCACTACCTGGGCGAGTTCCAGCTCACCCGGACGTCCGTCGAACACGGACAGGCCGGTATTGGCGCAACACGCTCCTCGAAGTTCGTGCCACTGAAGTGA
- a CDS encoding putative RNA uridine N3 methyltransferase, whose protein sequence is MTVSVLVPSSIAREAEDKREATRKLGYVARAATIFRADRLIVFPDGDGETGRFDGGFVETVLRYAATPPYLKTEAWGKRDELEYVGVLPPLRASSRTGSESNGSGSLRRGIVTEVGPEGRVRVNCGLQHPISLNVPPKMVVDEGERVTVRISSRRPVRAKLVDEPLAGLSIERTDLSAALGREDAGVRIASSRYGEELTTGRLETLAGRVERDGMTVAFGAPERGLPDILGIEESRAGASSSGDGGTADGVEPSGDPGFDLWLNTVPNQGSEVVRTEEAMFATLACLSLRA, encoded by the coding sequence ATGACCGTCAGCGTACTCGTGCCGTCGTCGATAGCCCGTGAAGCCGAGGACAAACGCGAGGCAACTCGCAAACTCGGATACGTCGCCCGTGCGGCGACGATCTTCCGGGCCGACCGCCTGATCGTCTTCCCCGACGGGGACGGCGAAACGGGTCGATTCGACGGCGGGTTCGTCGAAACCGTGCTGCGATACGCCGCAACGCCCCCGTACCTCAAAACCGAGGCGTGGGGCAAGCGGGACGAACTGGAGTACGTGGGCGTCCTGCCGCCGCTCCGCGCTTCATCACGGACCGGCTCCGAATCGAACGGTTCGGGGTCGTTAAGACGAGGGATCGTGACCGAGGTCGGACCTGAAGGCCGCGTCCGGGTCAATTGCGGACTGCAACACCCGATCTCCCTCAACGTACCACCGAAAATGGTGGTCGATGAGGGGGAGCGCGTGACCGTCAGGATCTCTTCGCGACGACCGGTCCGGGCGAAGCTCGTCGACGAGCCCCTTGCGGGGTTGTCGATCGAGCGGACGGACCTCTCCGCAGCACTCGGCCGTGAGGACGCCGGTGTTCGCATCGCGTCGTCCCGGTACGGTGAGGAACTCACCACCGGGCGACTCGAGACACTGGCCGGACGCGTCGAGCGCGACGGCATGACCGTCGCCTTCGGTGCGCCCGAGAGAGGGCTGCCGGACATCCTCGGAATCGAGGAGTCACGTGCCGGCGCGTCGTCCAGCGGGGACGGCGGGACGGCAGACGGAGTCGAACCCAGCGGCGATCCGGGGTTCGACCTCTGGCTGAACACGGTTCCGAACCAGGGCAGCGAGGTGGTGCGAACGGAAGAAGCGATGTTCGCCACCCTCGCTTGCCTCTCACTGAGAGCGTGA
- a CDS encoding zinc-ribbon domain-containing protein, translating into MAKKSPNANCYQCGKALEETAQFCPNCGADQTVSRTDQANTERKSGSNEGEAEIRNDGSSSSKEKKITIGRILAWIIAPLVILVGLAMIQTDPVAGAIVVAVGIFALPTTRGRIREDYDLTFSRWVVLGVVVIGLAIAGGLVGQDGVEPESNVDDAGPSAAEAEPATDDTVTDAEEGVEGNQIRVRYDGEWSGAIGEEGATRSVDGNGDDTLDVADDAMIISATIQKEDDSNTELTVQILEDGEVVAEQSTTSEFGVVSVTHGP; encoded by the coding sequence ATGGCCAAGAAATCTCCAAATGCGAATTGCTACCAATGTGGGAAAGCACTGGAGGAGACCGCACAGTTTTGCCCAAATTGTGGGGCAGATCAGACCGTTTCACGCACCGACCAGGCCAATACCGAACGAAAAAGCGGATCCAACGAGGGTGAAGCAGAAATCCGTAATGATGGATCTAGTTCGTCAAAGGAGAAGAAAATTACAATCGGTCGCATACTCGCTTGGATTATCGCACCGTTGGTTATCCTCGTTGGGTTAGCGATGATTCAAACGGATCCAGTCGCTGGCGCGATTGTGGTAGCGGTTGGTATATTTGCTCTCCCAACAACCCGAGGTCGAATCAGAGAAGATTATGACTTAACATTTTCACGTTGGGTCGTCCTTGGCGTGGTGGTCATTGGATTAGCCATAGCAGGCGGACTCGTAGGTCAAGATGGGGTTGAGCCAGAATCAAATGTAGATGATGCAGGCCCTTCTGCGGCTGAAGCTGAACCAGCTACTGACGATACGGTAACGGACGCCGAGGAGGGAGTCGAAGGCAACCAGATACGTGTCCGCTACGACGGCGAGTGGTCAGGTGCCATCGGTGAAGAAGGTGCCACCCGCAGTGTCGATGGCAACGGAGATGACACGCTCGACGTAGCCGACGATGCAATGATCATCAGCGCAACGATTCAAAAAGAAGACGATTCAAATACCGAACTCACTGTACAGATCCTCGAAGACGGAGAGGTTGTAGCGGAACAAAGTACGACCAGCGAATTTGGGGTAGTCAGCGTCACTCACGGGCCGTAG
- a CDS encoding 30S ribosomal protein S3, whose translation MADEHQFIENGLRRSQIDEFFADELGRAGYGGMDVAQTPMGTQIVLKAEKPGMVIGKGGENIRKVTTALEERFNLEDPQIDVQEVDEPDLNARIVADRLANALERGWYFRKAGHTTIDRIMDAGALGAEIVLSGKVTGARSRVEKFNRGYIKHNGEPADEVVDHGQGVAVMKLGTIGVDVKIIPPGAELPDDFHVEEGLDPEAVVPDAVEANEGVEELLEGTPAEDEAEADADEESAEDAEAEPELDEEVVEEAIEEEVVEESVEAETEADADDAEAAADEVTEDLDEEIEAEAEELVAEMEGDEDDVDEGGDA comes from the coding sequence ATGGCAGACGAACACCAGTTCATCGAGAACGGATTGCGCCGCTCACAGATCGACGAGTTCTTCGCTGACGAACTCGGTCGCGCCGGCTACGGCGGCATGGACGTCGCCCAGACGCCGATGGGAACGCAGATCGTCCTCAAGGCCGAGAAGCCAGGGATGGTTATCGGCAAGGGCGGTGAGAACATCCGGAAGGTCACGACGGCCCTCGAGGAGCGATTCAACCTCGAAGATCCGCAGATCGACGTCCAGGAGGTCGACGAACCCGACCTCAACGCTCGCATCGTCGCGGACCGACTGGCCAACGCCCTAGAGCGTGGCTGGTACTTCCGCAAGGCCGGCCACACGACGATCGACCGGATCATGGACGCTGGCGCACTCGGTGCCGAGATCGTCCTCTCCGGAAAGGTCACGGGCGCACGCTCGCGCGTGGAGAAGTTCAACCGTGGCTACATCAAGCACAACGGCGAGCCCGCCGACGAGGTCGTCGACCACGGTCAGGGCGTCGCCGTCATGAAACTCGGGACGATCGGCGTGGACGTCAAGATCATCCCGCCGGGTGCCGAGCTGCCGGACGACTTCCACGTCGAGGAAGGCCTCGACCCCGAAGCGGTCGTTCCTGACGCCGTCGAAGCGAACGAGGGCGTCGAGGAACTGCTTGAAGGCACGCCTGCGGAAGACGAAGCCGAAGCGGATGCCGACGAGGAATCGGCCGAGGACGCCGAGGCCGAACCCGAACTCGACGAGGAGGTCGTCGAGGAAGCCATCGAAGAAGAGGTCGTCGAGGAATCGGTCGAAGCCGAAACCGAGGCAGACGCCGACGACGCCGAGGCCGCTGCCGACGAGGTCACGGAAGATCTCGACGAAGAGATCGAAGCCGAGGCCGAGGAGCTCGTCGCCGAGATGGAGGGCGACGAGGACGACGTAGACGAGGGAGGTGACGCCTGA
- a CDS encoding 50S ribosomal protein L3, with the protein MPQANRPRKGSLGFGPRKRATSEVPRFRSWPDDDGQPTLQGFAGYKAGMTHVVTVDDAANSPTEGMETTVPVTIVETPPMAIAALRAYEESPYGQQPVAEVWADELDDELERTLDLPGDDYDRDAAADEFTAALEAGRVDDVRAITYTTPDEIQSVPKTKPDVMETRIGGGSVDDRVEFGLDLLEADGGEHVMNDVFRAGEYVDASGVTKGKGTQGPVKRWGVQKRKGKHARQGWRRRIGNLGPWNPSRVRSTVPQQGQTGYHQRTELNKRLLAIGDGADATVDGGFVNYGEVDGPHALIKGSLPGPSQRLIRFRPAIRPGDQPRLDPEVRFVSTASNQG; encoded by the coding sequence ATGCCACAAGCAAATAGACCACGCAAAGGCTCACTCGGATTCGGCCCACGCAAGCGGGCGACCAGCGAGGTCCCGCGCTTCCGTTCGTGGCCGGATGACGACGGACAGCCGACGCTACAGGGCTTCGCGGGCTACAAGGCCGGCATGACCCACGTGGTGACGGTCGACGACGCGGCCAACTCGCCGACCGAAGGGATGGAGACGACCGTCCCGGTCACCATCGTGGAGACGCCGCCGATGGCCATCGCGGCCCTGCGAGCGTACGAAGAATCGCCATACGGACAGCAACCGGTCGCCGAGGTCTGGGCGGACGAGCTCGACGACGAGCTCGAACGCACACTCGACCTGCCTGGCGACGACTACGACCGTGACGCAGCCGCGGACGAGTTCACCGCCGCCCTCGAGGCGGGACGTGTGGACGACGTCCGCGCGATCACGTACACGACGCCGGACGAGATCCAGTCCGTGCCGAAGACGAAGCCGGACGTCATGGAGACGCGCATCGGCGGCGGCTCGGTCGACGACCGCGTCGAGTTCGGTCTCGATCTGCTCGAGGCCGACGGTGGCGAGCACGTCATGAACGACGTGTTCCGCGCCGGCGAGTACGTCGACGCGAGCGGTGTCACGAAAGGAAAGGGCACCCAGGGTCCCGTCAAGCGCTGGGGCGTCCAGAAGCGCAAAGGCAAGCACGCCCGTCAGGGCTGGCGTCGCCGCATCGGTAACCTCGGCCCGTGGAACCCGAGCCGCGTTCGCTCGACGGTTCCCCAGCAGGGCCAGACCGGGTACCACCAGCGCACCGAACTGAACAAGCGCCTGCTCGCCATCGGCGACGGCGCCGACGCGACGGTCGACGGCGGCTTCGTCAACTACGGCGAGGTCGACGGCCCGCACGCGTTGATCAAGGGTTCGCTCCCCGGGCCATCACAGCGACTCATTCGCTTCCGCCCGGCGATCCGACCCGGAGACCAGCCGCGCCTCGATCCCGAGGTCCGGTTCGTCTCCACCGCATCGAACCAGGGATAA
- a CDS encoding 50S ribosomal protein L22, which yields MGINYSVDADPDSTAKAMLRERHMSHKHSKEIAREIKGMTVGDAQEYLAAVIEGERSIPFKSHNTGAGHRSDIDGWDAGKYPEKASNAFLDLLENVTANAAHQGFDGETMEIAHVAAHKVGESMGRKPRAMGRATAWNTPEVDVEIVVAETEDMEGDA from the coding sequence ATGGGAATCAACTACTCAGTCGACGCGGATCCGGACTCCACGGCGAAAGCCATGCTCCGGGAGCGTCACATGAGCCACAAGCACAGCAAGGAAATCGCCCGGGAGATCAAGGGCATGACCGTCGGTGACGCCCAGGAGTACCTGGCCGCCGTCATCGAGGGTGAACGCTCGATCCCGTTCAAGTCCCACAACACCGGTGCCGGACACCGTTCGGACATCGACGGCTGGGACGCCGGCAAGTACCCGGAGAAGGCGAGCAACGCCTTCCTCGACTTGCTCGAGAACGTCACCGCCAACGCGGCCCACCAGGGCTTCGACGGCGAGACGATGGAGATCGCCCACGTCGCCGCCCACAAGGTCGGCGAGTCGATGGGTCGAAAACCCCGCGCGATGGGCCGAGCGACGGCCTGGAACACGCCGGAGGTCGACGTCGAAATCGTCGTCGCCGAAACCGAAGACATGGAGGGTGATGCCTGA
- the rpmC gene encoding 50S ribosomal protein L29 → MAIVHVEELRDMTPAEREAELEELETELLNQKSVLAAGGAPEDPGRINELGKTIARIKTIQREEGDFDEE, encoded by the coding sequence ATGGCGATCGTTCACGTCGAGGAACTCCGCGACATGACGCCCGCCGAGCGCGAAGCCGAACTCGAAGAGCTCGAGACGGAACTGCTGAACCAGAAGTCCGTCCTCGCAGCCGGTGGGGCTCCGGAAGATCCGGGCCGCATCAACGAACTCGGCAAGACGATCGCCCGGATCAAGACGATCCAGCGAGAAGAAGGCGACTTCGACGAAGAATAA
- a CDS encoding M48 family metallopeptidase — protein sequence MSRTSERTTTLAGEEVVYDVTTSADASQSRIDAGIDGITVVLPADGDDDPEAILSENATWVLDKKAKFDRYRDDVPDRTFEAGELFPYLGDEHELLVEPRQKSAVEDGTIRLRRSAVDQSSVERALRNFYRRQARAYLSDRLDHFANEMGVAYDRLEIRNQRTRWGSCSTTGTLGLNWRLLMAPPAIIDYVCIHELAHLREANHTDAFWALVADHDPAYREHAEWLDEHSARLIFSPDDL from the coding sequence ATGTCGCGGACGAGTGAGCGAACGACGACGCTGGCCGGTGAGGAGGTGGTCTACGACGTCACGACGAGTGCCGACGCCTCGCAGTCTCGAATCGACGCGGGAATCGATGGCATCACGGTGGTCCTTCCTGCAGATGGTGACGACGACCCTGAGGCGATCCTCTCCGAAAACGCGACGTGGGTCCTCGATAAGAAGGCGAAATTCGACCGCTATCGAGACGACGTTCCAGATCGGACCTTCGAGGCCGGCGAGCTGTTTCCTTATCTGGGCGACGAGCACGAACTGCTCGTTGAGCCACGGCAGAAATCTGCCGTCGAAGACGGGACGATTCGCCTCCGACGGAGTGCGGTCGACCAGTCGTCAGTCGAGCGGGCGCTGCGGAACTTCTACCGACGGCAGGCCCGTGCGTACCTCTCCGACCGGCTCGATCACTTCGCGAACGAGATGGGGGTTGCGTACGACAGGCTGGAAATCAGAAACCAGCGAACCCGCTGGGGGAGCTGTTCGACGACCGGCACGCTCGGGCTGAACTGGCGATTGCTGATGGCACCGCCGGCGATCATCGACTACGTCTGCATCCACGAACTGGCCCATCTTCGCGAGGCCAACCACACGGATGCGTTTTGGGCTCTCGTCGCTGATCACGATCCGGCCTACCGAGAACACGCCGAGTGGCTCGACGAACACAGTGCGCGGCTAATCTTCTCACCCGACGATCTGTAA
- a CDS encoding 50S ribosomal protein L2 has protein sequence MGRRIQGQRRGRGTSTFRAPSHRYKADLEHKKPEETDLVSGTVVDIEHDPARSAPVAAVEFDDGDQRLVLAPEGITVGEELQIGISAEIKPGNTLPLSEIPEGVQICNVEAKPGDGGKFARASGVNADLITHDRNAAVVQLPSGETKRLDPNCRATIGVVAGGGRTDKPMVKAGNKYHKMRARGTKWPRVRGVAMNAVDHPFGGGGRQHPGRPKSVSRDAPPGRKVGDISSRRTGRGGNK, from the coding sequence ATGGGACGACGAATTCAGGGACAGCGACGTGGTCGCGGGACCTCGACGTTCCGCGCACCGTCGCACCGATACAAGGCCGACCTCGAGCACAAAAAGCCCGAAGAGACGGACCTCGTCAGCGGGACGGTCGTCGACATCGAGCACGATCCGGCTCGATCGGCGCCGGTCGCCGCCGTCGAGTTCGACGACGGCGATCAGCGCCTCGTCCTCGCACCCGAGGGCATCACCGTCGGCGAAGAACTGCAGATCGGCATCTCCGCGGAGATCAAGCCCGGTAACACGCTTCCGCTCTCGGAGATCCCGGAAGGGGTTCAGATCTGTAACGTCGAGGCCAAGCCCGGCGACGGTGGGAAGTTCGCGCGCGCATCGGGCGTCAACGCGGACCTGATCACCCACGACCGCAACGCTGCGGTCGTCCAGCTGCCGAGCGGCGAGACGAAGCGTCTCGATCCCAACTGCCGCGCGACGATCGGCGTCGTGGCCGGCGGTGGCCGTACGGACAAGCCGATGGTCAAAGCCGGAAACAAGTACCACAAGATGCGCGCACGGGGGACGAAGTGGCCCCGCGTTCGTGGTGTCGCCATGAACGCCGTCGACCACCCGTTCGGTGGCGGCGGTCGCCAGCATCCCGGTCGCCCGAAGTCCGTTTCGCGGGACGCCCCGCCGGGACGGAAGGTGGGCGACATCTCGTCGCGGCGAACGGGCCGCGGTGGTAACAAATGA
- the rpl4p gene encoding 50S ribosomal protein L4, protein MQATVHDLDGAEADTVELPAIFETEYRPDLISRAVRVAQANRTQAYGADEFAGKRTSAESPGSGRGMAHVPQQGGRARRVPQAVGGRKAHPPKAEADRTESINTNERKLATRSAIAATADAERVAERGHEFDDDLELPLVVDDEFEDLEKTREVVSFLEGTGLDADIERADEGRSVRAGRGKTRGRKYKQPKSILFVTSSEAGPSRAARNLAGADVATAAEVNAEDLAPGTHPGRLTVWTEAALAEVSDR, encoded by the coding sequence ATGCAGGCAACAGTACACGACCTGGACGGCGCCGAGGCGGACACGGTCGAGCTCCCGGCGATCTTCGAGACGGAGTATCGCCCGGACTTGATCTCCCGCGCGGTACGCGTCGCCCAGGCAAACCGAACACAGGCCTACGGCGCCGACGAGTTCGCCGGGAAGCGAACGTCGGCGGAGAGTCCCGGCAGTGGCCGGGGGATGGCTCACGTCCCACAGCAGGGTGGACGCGCACGTCGCGTTCCCCAGGCTGTCGGTGGACGGAAGGCCCACCCGCCGAAAGCCGAGGCCGACCGCACCGAGTCGATCAACACGAACGAACGAAAGCTCGCGACGCGGAGTGCCATCGCGGCGACCGCGGACGCCGAGCGCGTCGCCGAGCGCGGTCACGAGTTCGACGACGACCTCGAACTTCCACTGGTCGTCGACGACGAGTTCGAGGATCTCGAGAAGACCAGGGAGGTCGTCTCGTTCCTCGAAGGGACCGGGCTCGACGCCGACATCGAGCGTGCCGACGAGGGACGCTCCGTCCGAGCCGGCCGCGGTAAGACCCGCGGTCGCAAGTACAAGCAGCCGAAGTCGATCCTCTTCGTGACCTCGAGCGAGGCCGGTCCGTCGCGGGCCGCTCGCAACCTCGCGGGCGCCGACGTCGCGACCGCAGCCGAGGTAAACGCCGAGGATCTTGCGCCCGGTACGCATCCGGGTCGACTGACCGTCTGGACCGAAGCCGCACTCGCGGAGGTGAGCGATCGATGA
- a CDS encoding 50S ribosomal protein L23: MSSIIDYPLVTEKAMNDMDFENKLQFVVDVDAAKPEIREVVQSRFDVTVTDVNTQIQMDGKKKAIVTLSEDDDAQEVASRIGVF, from the coding sequence ATGAGTTCGATCATCGACTACCCGCTCGTGACCGAGAAGGCGATGAACGACATGGACTTCGAGAACAAGCTCCAGTTCGTCGTCGACGTCGACGCGGCGAAACCCGAGATCCGTGAGGTCGTCCAGTCGCGGTTCGACGTGACCGTCACGGACGTCAACACGCAGATACAGATGGACGGAAAGAAGAAAGCGATCGTCACACTGAGCGAGGACGACGACGCGCAGGAAGTCGCCTCGCGAATCGGGGTGTTCTGA